The Rhodoluna lacicola genome includes the window CCAAAGTTTGCGGTGGCTTCAATCAACGCCCGGCCAAATCCCTGGCCACGCACACTTGGGTCAACGAACAGATCCTCTAGGTACAGGTCTTGATTTTGGCTCCAGGTTGAATGAGTGAAAGATGCGTGGGCGATTCCAACAATTTGTTCGTCAACCTCAAGCACCAAACCGTAAATTTCGTAATCGGGATTGGTCAAACGGTCAAAAGTTATTTGGGTTTGTTCTTCGGATAGTTGGTGCTGGTAGAAAACCAGGTACTGGTCCCAGAGTGGGCGCCACTGCGGGTAGTCGGTTTTACTTAACGCGCGAGTCTTCATCAGACTCTTCATCCTCGTCTTGAGTTTCCTCGTCAGCGTCGCTGTCTTCTGGGTAGAGGTCTGCCCACTTGTCGACATACTGGTCATCGGTGTCTGACGGGTGTCCGATTTCCTTTTCAAGCGCAGTTAGGTCAGTGCTTGGGCTGAAGTACTTCAGCTCGCGAGCCACCTTGGTGTGCTTGGCTTTTTGACGGCCACGACCCATGTCGAGCCCCCTAACGAATGATTGAGCGCGCAAAACACGCTGGAAACATAAGAAATCTAACGCCTATTTTAGCAGTCAGGTTGCCAGAGCTTGCCCAAGCAGCACAGCTGTGGATGAAAGCACCAGGTTGGTCAAAATGTTCAAAAGCCCCTGGGCCAGCCGACCGCGACGCATAAATTCAACCGTTTGAGCCGCAAAGCTACTGAAGGTTGACAGACCCCCGGCTAGGCCAGTGATCAAGATGATGGCCCAAAAAAAGTTTTGGCTGCTGGCCATTACGCCCACCAAAAAAGAGGCGGCCACGTTGCCGGCAAGGATTCCCCAGGGCAATTTACCCTGCCACTTGCCCATATAGAGGCGAAGCACCGATCCAATGCCGCCGGCAATCGCCACTGCAAAAATCAACAGCACAAATTCCAGGCTCATTTGGTGTCACCTTCCAAACGATTTTTGGAACGTGAAATCACAAAGGCAAACCAATAGGCGCCAAGTCCAAGACCGGTGATGAGCAATGTTCCAACAATTGCAACCCAGCCGATGCCCTGAGTGTAGAGAACAATCAGTGCCGCAAAACTACTCATGGTGGTGAAGCCGCCGGCAAAGCCAACTTTCCAGAGCGCGTTCAGGGTATCGGTGTCGTATTTTTTATTGCCATTGAGCCAACCGATAAGAGCTGCACCAGCCAGGTTTACAAAAACGATCGAAGGCAAATCACCAAAGGTAAAAAACAAAACGAAACGGATCAACGTGCCAAGCGCCCCACCTAAAAAGGTAAGGCGAATGGTCGTGCTGTTGATTTGCATGGTTACTCGGCGTCAGCCTTAGTTTCTGGCTTTGCCTTTGCACGAGTCTTGCGGACTCCGGCAACTTCTTTTGACTTTGTGCCCAGGTTGTAGGTTGAGGCAAGACCAAGCAGCAAGAAGAAAGCTGCGGCCCAACCGGTTGCCTTCATGCCATCGGTGAATCCATCGGCTGCGGCTACGGTTACCTGGTTTGCAACATCCTGAGGCATGCCCTGTGAAGTTAGGAACTGTGGAATTGCAATGATCGCGGCACCGGCAGAGTCGGCAACTGGTCCGGCAATCTGCTCGGCAATTATTTGACGAGTTGGTTCGTCAACGACTGACAATCCTGGCAGGTCAACAATGCGAGTCTCGATTGAGGCCTGGGTAGAGGTGAAAAGTACGGTACCCAAAACTGCAATGCCGAGTGCCGAACCAATCTGACGAACGGTTGACTGCGAACCTGAAGCCTGGCCGGTTTTTTCCAGTGGCACATCAACCATGATCACGCCGGTTAGCTGCGCGGTGGCCAATCCAATTCCAATTCCGTAAATTGCTAGGAATGGCGCGATGCCTTGCCAGCCACCAGATGTTGACGCAATAAACGCGATTCCGGCAACGGCAATCAGTTCTAGAAATACACCGATGCGAACGGCATTAGTTGCAGAAAGTTTTCCGCTTAGTGCACCGCCAACTGCAGAGGCTAGGAATGCTCCACCGGCAAGCCACAGCAAGACGAGCCCAGATGAAATTGCGCTGAGTCCCTGAACGTTCTGCAACCAAAGTGGAATCGCGAAGAGCAAACCAAACTCACCCATTGAGATGATTCCCGCG containing:
- a CDS encoding fluoride efflux transporter FluC, whose translation is MSLEFVLLIFAVAIAGGIGSVLRLYMGKWQGKLPWGILAGNVAASFLVGVMASSQNFFWAIILITGLAGGLSTFSSFAAQTVEFMRRGRLAQGLLNILTNLVLSSTAVLLGQALAT
- a CDS encoding DUF3073 domain-containing protein produces the protein MGRGRQKAKHTKVARELKYFSPSTDLTALEKEIGHPSDTDDQYVDKWADLYPEDSDADEETQDEDEESDEDSRVK
- a CDS encoding fluoride efflux transporter FluC, with translation MQINSTTIRLTFLGGALGTLIRFVLFFTFGDLPSIVFVNLAGAALIGWLNGNKKYDTDTLNALWKVGFAGGFTTMSSFAALIVLYTQGIGWVAIVGTLLITGLGLGAYWFAFVISRSKNRLEGDTK
- a CDS encoding GNAT family N-acetyltransferase, translating into MKSLMKTRALSKTDYPQWRPLWDQYLVFYQHQLSEEQTQITFDRLTNPDYEIYGLVLEVDEQIVGIAHASFTHSTWSQNQDLYLEDLFVDPSVRGQGFGRALIEATANFGKERGAKKLYWQTHRDNTTAQRLYDALATKSEFVIYEKNI